A region from the Melanotaenia boesemani isolate fMelBoe1 chromosome 11, fMelBoe1.pri, whole genome shotgun sequence genome encodes:
- the LOC121649315 gene encoding ubiquitin-conjugating enzyme E2 G1-like: protein MTEQSALLLRKQLAELNKNPVEGFSAGLIDDDDIYKWEVVIIGPQDTLFEGGFFKAYLTFPYDYPLRPPKMKFITEIWHPNVAKNGDVCISILHEPGEDKFGYEKPEERWLPIHTVETIMISVISMLADPNSDSPANVDAAKEWREDPNGEFKRKVARCVRKSQEMAFD, encoded by the exons AGCTCAACAAGAACCCTGTGGAGGGCTTTTCAGCTGGTCTAATAGATGATGATGACATATACAAGTGGGAAGTTGTGATTATTGGTCCTCAAGATACTCTTTT tgAAGGAGGGTTTTTCAAAGCGTACCTAACGTTTCCCTATGATTATCCACTACGACCTCCAAAGATGAAGTTCATCACTGAGATCTGGCATCCCAATG TTGCAAAAAATGGGGATGTTTGCATCTCAATTCTGCACGAGCCAGGAGAGGATAAGTTTGGTTATGAGAAACCTGAGGAACGCTGGCTTCCGATCCACACTGTAGAGACGATAATGATAAGTGTTATCTCCATGCTGGCAGACCCCAACAGTGATTCACCAGCAAATGTGGACGCTGCA AAAGAGTGGAGGGAGGACCCAAACGGTGAATTCAAGAGGAAGGTGGCTCGGTGTGTAAGAAAAAGTCAAGAGATGGCATTCGATTAG